The following are encoded in a window of Lacinutrix sp. WUR7 genomic DNA:
- a CDS encoding glycoside hydrolase family 2 protein, whose product MKYLKIVLLLVVVVITFQFCKEVNVVEEAAINEDWKFSKVEESKDLDSKIHTVDFNDSAWETVSLPHTANIEPLTVNDQWQGICWYRKTLSIPESNIDKKIFLELEAAMNYSKMYINGIEVNEHQGGYLPVIVDISKYVKIGEKNVIAIRLDNTDNLVTGPKPLKRLDFNMYGGLYRKANLFTKDKIYISNPILANKVAGGGIFITYPKVSKKESVVNIKTHLINEYKDSKSIELVQTILRNGKVVEETTSSDLNIEAEKDLELSKQITIVNAELWSPKHPNLYSLETKVMHNGKVIDQQTTRFGIREFTFDNEHKLHINGGKTFLRGVNRHQEYPFIGYALSDNAQYRDAKKIKDGGFDYVRLSHYPQSPAFMDACDELGLVVMDAIMGWQFYNDTDDFRNYCYKSARNLVRRDRNHPSVIGWEVSLNETKEMPVYFMEGLHNIAHEEYPGKNVYSCGWKDDVYDIYLEARQHRILRPHPYKDMPVTVSEYGDWEYHSKNAGLNQDELANDMRVEMSSRQARGFGEERMNRQAYNVQEAHNDNLSINRHYSDSYWVMYDYNRGYHDDIERSGLMDLFRLPKFAYYFYQSQRDISENGAMLELATYWNEKSSNQIKVYSNAEEVELYVNDNLIATQKPDTDINSTNLQHPPFTFNLKQFVPGTLKAIGLVDGKKVVEDIVKTPKKATKLKVWLDQSGKAPTAGQSDTMFLYVAAIDNNDTVNPEFSETITLNIEGKAKVMNLGSLKAEAGIATAVLKLGNKKQNISVSASSGDLKGHLEFSIE is encoded by the coding sequence ATGAAATATTTAAAAATAGTACTATTATTGGTAGTTGTTGTTATAACTTTTCAATTTTGTAAAGAAGTTAATGTTGTAGAAGAAGCAGCCATTAATGAAGATTGGAAATTTAGTAAAGTAGAGGAATCTAAAGATTTAGATAGTAAAATTCATACTGTAGATTTTAATGATTCAGCTTGGGAAACGGTTAGTTTACCACATACAGCTAATATAGAGCCTTTAACGGTAAACGACCAGTGGCAGGGTATATGTTGGTATCGTAAAACACTTTCAATTCCTGAAAGTAATATCGATAAAAAAATATTCTTAGAGCTGGAGGCTGCTATGAATTATTCTAAAATGTACATAAATGGTATTGAAGTAAATGAGCATCAAGGTGGTTATTTACCGGTTATTGTAGATATTTCAAAATACGTAAAAATTGGAGAAAAAAATGTAATTGCTATCCGTTTAGATAATACGGATAACCTTGTAACAGGACCAAAACCATTAAAACGTTTAGATTTTAATATGTATGGAGGTTTGTATAGAAAAGCTAATCTGTTTACAAAGGATAAAATCTATATTTCAAACCCTATTCTAGCAAATAAAGTTGCGGGAGGAGGCATTTTTATTACGTACCCAAAAGTATCAAAAAAGGAATCTGTAGTTAATATTAAAACACATTTAATTAATGAATATAAAGATTCAAAATCAATAGAATTGGTTCAAACCATTTTAAGAAATGGTAAAGTAGTTGAAGAGACTACATCTTCAGACTTAAATATTGAAGCAGAAAAAGATTTAGAATTATCAAAACAAATTACCATTGTTAATGCAGAGTTATGGTCGCCAAAACATCCTAATTTGTATAGTTTGGAAACTAAAGTAATGCATAACGGTAAAGTTATCGATCAACAAACTACACGATTTGGTATAAGAGAATTTACGTTTGATAACGAGCATAAACTTCACATTAATGGAGGGAAAACATTTTTAAGAGGTGTAAATCGTCACCAAGAATATCCATTTATAGGTTATGCTTTATCAGATAATGCACAGTATAGAGATGCAAAAAAAATAAAAGATGGTGGTTTTGATTATGTACGTTTATCACATTACCCACAATCGCCAGCATTTATGGATGCTTGTGATGAGTTAGGTTTGGTGGTTATGGATGCTATAATGGGATGGCAATTTTATAACGATACCGACGATTTTAGAAATTATTGTTATAAATCTGCAAGAAATTTAGTGCGTAGAGATAGAAATCATCCTTCTGTAATTGGTTGGGAAGTCTCATTAAACGAAACTAAAGAAATGCCTGTGTATTTTATGGAAGGTTTACATAACATTGCACATGAAGAATATCCTGGTAAAAACGTATATTCTTGTGGTTGGAAAGACGATGTTTATGATATTTATTTAGAAGCACGTCAACACAGAATCCTGAGACCACATCCTTATAAAGACATGCCAGTTACAGTGTCAGAGTATGGAGATTGGGAATACCACTCTAAAAATGCAGGTTTAAATCAAGATGAATTAGCAAACGATATGCGTGTGGAAATGAGTAGTCGTCAAGCTCGTGGTTTTGGTGAAGAACGAATGAATCGTCAAGCTTATAATGTACAAGAAGCTCACAATGATAATTTAAGTATAAACAGGCATTATTCAGATAGTTATTGGGTAATGTACGATTACAACCGTGGTTATCATGATGATATTGAACGTTCTGGGCTAATGGATTTATTTAGGTTACCAAAATTTGCATACTATTTTTATCAAAGTCAGCGTGATATTTCAGAAAATGGGGCCATGTTAGAATTGGCTACATATTGGAACGAGAAATCTTCAAATCAAATAAAAGTATATTCAAATGCAGAAGAAGTAGAATTGTATGTTAATGATAATTTGATTGCGACGCAAAAACCAGATACAGATATAAATTCAACAAACTTACAGCATCCACCATTTACATTTAATTTAAAACAATTTGTACCTGGCACTTTAAAAGCGATTGGTTTAGTTGATGGCAAAAAAGTAGTTGAGGATATTGTAAAAACTCCGAAAAAAGCTACAAAACTAAAAGTATGGTTAGACCAAAGTGGAAAAGCGCCAACTGCGGGTCAAAGCGATACTATGTTTCTATATGTTGCTGCTATTGATAATAACGATACGGTTAATCCAGAGTTTTCTGAAACGATTACTTTAAATATTGAAGGGAAAGCTAAAGTGATGAATTTAGGAAGTCTTAAAGCTGAAGCAGGTATTGCAACAGCAGTTTTAAAATTAGGAAATAAAAAGCAAAATATTAGTGTATCTGCAAGTTCAGGAGACTTAAAAGGACATTTAGAGTTTAGTATAGAATAG
- a CDS encoding right-handed parallel beta-helix repeat-containing protein gives MSKNSIILLFIAVSFLNLGCFSKAVPVAEVVAFGLGIKEDATPALVSRILQYKNNPISEITFEKGTYHFYPDKGFEKFSYISNHGDLMVNTPFPLLNIENLTIDGQGSTFIFHGVMIPFLIEGSKNISIKNVSIDWFQSFHSEGLIVANDAVNKTFDMQIDAKYPYYIKNGELVFVKEYYQHTIGQSILYDPERKAIAFNTEAYTSITTKKKSDVKRNLDKVNYKYEYDRRDVGYKDIGIENRVTAEELKPGLIRIHGHTKKMPPIGFILSMKGEQGLNRVSPAFRVTQTDGFNALNVNVHHAGGMGIIAENSSDLILDNFNVTPSQGRMVSTTADATHFVGCRGQVILKNCTFENQLDDASNIHGTYQKIVDVLDDYRIGVRMGHHQQKAFVIGEPNDNLGFVRLSKSFFAYKKSTIKSIEYINNRYQIITLNEKLPEDVQPGDLVENLDGYPDLLVQNCKIQNNRARGLLISNPVNTVIENNFFSTEMEALLIPVESGHWYESGNGANVVIRGNIFQDCQHGGKDRGVIRFDTDDDNKNIAFKNIEIANNTFNQFDNLILEVTNADGLVFKDNTINNSGTFSQLHPKNPAIRIVASKNIKLENNTYKGKATVVLKTDESLPNLIFK, from the coding sequence ATGTCAAAAAATAGTATCATATTACTTTTTATAGCGGTTTCATTCCTAAATTTAGGATGTTTTAGTAAAGCAGTTCCGGTAGCTGAAGTTGTTGCATTTGGTTTAGGTATTAAAGAAGATGCAACACCAGCTTTGGTATCTAGAATTCTTCAGTATAAAAACAATCCTATTTCAGAAATTACATTCGAAAAAGGAACATATCACTTTTATCCAGATAAAGGTTTCGAGAAGTTTAGTTATATCTCTAACCATGGTGATTTGATGGTAAATACGCCTTTTCCATTATTAAATATAGAAAACTTGACAATAGATGGTCAAGGTTCAACTTTTATTTTTCATGGCGTTATGATTCCATTTTTAATTGAAGGAAGTAAAAATATAAGTATAAAAAATGTATCTATAGATTGGTTTCAGTCTTTTCATAGTGAAGGTTTAATTGTTGCAAATGATGCAGTAAATAAAACGTTTGATATGCAAATAGATGCTAAGTACCCTTATTATATAAAAAATGGTGAATTAGTATTTGTCAAAGAATACTACCAACATACTATTGGGCAATCTATTTTATACGATCCAGAAAGAAAGGCAATTGCTTTTAATACCGAAGCTTATACAAGTATTACCACAAAAAAGAAATCGGATGTAAAGCGAAATCTGGATAAGGTTAACTATAAGTATGAATACGATAGACGCGATGTTGGTTATAAAGATATAGGTATCGAAAATCGGGTAACTGCCGAAGAATTAAAACCGGGTTTAATAAGAATCCACGGTCATACTAAAAAAATGCCACCAATTGGTTTTATCTTATCTATGAAAGGAGAACAAGGTTTAAATAGAGTCTCTCCAGCATTTAGAGTAACGCAAACAGATGGTTTTAATGCTTTAAATGTAAACGTACACCATGCTGGAGGTATGGGGATTATAGCAGAAAACTCTTCAGATTTAATTCTTGATAATTTTAATGTTACACCTTCTCAAGGTCGTATGGTTTCAACAACTGCAGATGCTACTCACTTTGTTGGTTGCAGAGGTCAGGTAATCTTAAAAAATTGCACATTCGAAAATCAATTAGACGATGCTTCAAATATTCATGGCACGTATCAAAAAATTGTAGATGTTTTAGACGATTATAGAATAGGAGTAAGAATGGGGCATCATCAACAAAAGGCCTTTGTTATTGGTGAGCCAAACGATAATTTAGGATTTGTAAGGCTGAGTAAGTCCTTTTTCGCTTATAAAAAATCTACAATAAAAAGTATAGAATATATTAATAATAGATATCAAATTATTACGCTAAACGAAAAATTACCTGAAGATGTACAACCAGGAGATTTAGTAGAAAACTTAGATGGTTATCCAGATTTGCTAGTTCAGAATTGTAAAATTCAGAATAATAGAGCTAGAGGTTTATTAATTTCTAATCCTGTAAATACGGTTATTGAAAATAATTTTTTTAGTACTGAAATGGAAGCCCTTTTAATACCTGTAGAAAGTGGTCATTGGTACGAATCTGGTAACGGAGCCAATGTTGTAATAAGAGGAAATATATTTCAAGATTGCCAACATGGCGGAAAAGATAGAGGTGTTATTCGTTTTGATACAGATGATGATAATAAGAATATTGCTTTTAAGAATATTGAAATTGCAAACAATACTTTTAATCAATTTGATAATTTGATTTTGGAAGTTACAAATGCAGATGGATTGGTGTTTAAAGATAATACAATAAACAATTCTGGTACATTTTCTCAACTTCACCCTAAAAACCCAGCGATACGCATAGTAGCTTCAAAAAATATTAAACTAGAAAATAACACCTATAAAGGAAAAGCTACTGTTGTATTAAAAACAGATGAATCATTGCCAAATTTAATATTTAAATAA